A genomic stretch from Theobroma cacao cultivar B97-61/B2 chromosome 4, Criollo_cocoa_genome_V2, whole genome shotgun sequence includes:
- the LOC18603495 gene encoding probable protein phosphatase 2C 40 gives MRGENFNTSEGEIKVSFGYQCNSHKGIPCSTANGCAIQLGSQMPRTSSFSCLSGAALSANATLANTNICNGLIGAEILPSLDSPNSFRRVPSSPSLTRLDILSSSLQSSMSNLSCSPPSPDDSPESDSYLLKSMSAPSRSESFLNAMELQVAGGAAGEDRVQAVCSEENGWLFCAIYDGFNGRDAADFLAGTLYETIIVYFNLLDRESKHDVPRALNGLNGNGPFEYVHDDSRVGNEAKIPSRIDSKKYASAESFMKKSADHKMEVSSNSFRHGVLDSFQRALSQAENDFLYMVEQEMEDRPDLVSVGSCVLVMLLHGNDLYTLNLGDSRAVLATYNEGNDMGQCGRLRAIQLTDSHTVDNEVERTRLLHEHPDDSMPIVAGKVKGKLKVTRAFGVGYLKKKKLNDALMGILRVRNLISPPYISTEPSLNVHKISRSDHFVIVGSDGLFDFFSNEEAVKLVHSYISSNPSGDPAKFLVEQLVIKAAHSAGFSKEELMNIPAGRRRKYHDDVTVIVIILGMNYRTSKASTCV, from the exons ATGCGAggagaaaattttaatacttcTGAAGGGGAAATTAAGGTAAGTTTTGGCTATCAGTGCAACAGCCACAAAGGTATTCCTTGCAGCACTGCTAATGGGTGTGCAATCCAGCTGGGAAGTCAAATGCCAAGGACAAGCAGTTTCTCTTGCTTGTCTGGTGCTGCCCTAAGCGCCAATGCTACATTGGCCAACACAAATATTTGCAATGGTCTGATAGGAGCTGAAATTCTTCCTAGTTTGGACTCTCCTAATTCATTCCGTAGGGTTCCCTCTTCACCATCTCTTACAAGGTTGGATATATTATCATCATCCCTGCAAAGCAGTATGTCAAACTTAAGTTGCAGTCCACCAAGTCCAGATGATTCGCCTGAATCTGATTCATATTTACTGAAATCCATGAGTGCTCCTTCCAGAAGTGAAAGTTTCCTTAATGCTATGGAACTACAAGTGGCAGGTGGAGCTGCTGGTGAAGACAGGGTTCAAGCTGTTTGTTCTGAAGAAAATGGGTGGCTCTTTTGTGCAATCTATGATGGCTTCAACGGAAGGGATGCAGCTGATTTTCTTGCTGGGACATTGTATGAAACTATtatagtttattttaatttactaGACCGGGAATCAAAACATGATGTCCCCAGAGCACTCAATGGTTTAAATGGAAATGGACCTTTTGAATATGTTCATGATGATAGTAGAGTTGGTAATGAGGCGAAAATCCCATCTAGGATTGATAGCAAGAAGTATGCAAGTGCTGAAAGCTTCATGAAGAAAAGTGCAGATCATAAAATGGAAGTGTCATCTAATTCATTTAGGCATGGGGTGCTTGATAGCTTCCAGCGTGCTCTGAGTCAAGCTGAGAATGATTTCTTGTACATGGTAGAGCAGGAAATGGAGGATCGCCCTGATTTAGTTTCAGTAGGATCTTGTGTTTTGGTTATGCTTCTTCACGGAAACGATTTGTATACACTCAATTTAGGTGACAGTCGAGCTGTATTGGCAACATATAATGAAGGCAATGACATGGGTCAGTGTGGAAGGCTGAGAGCTATTCAGCTCACTGATAGTCACACTGTTGATAATGAAGTTGAAAGAACTAGACTCTTGCATGAGCATCCTGATGACTCTATGCCCATAGTTGCTGGAAAAGTGAAAGGAAAATTGAAGGTGACTCGTGCTTTTGGAGTCGGTTACTTGAAGAAG AAAAAACTGAATGATGCACTGATGGGTATTCTTCGAGTTCGCAACCTCATAAGTCCCCCATATATCTCCACAGAACCATCATTGAATGTGCACAAAATATCAAGATCTGATCACTTTGTTATAGTTGGCAGTGATGGTTTATTTGACTTCTTCAGCAATGAAGAGGCTGTAAAGCTTGTCCATTCTTACATCTCAAGCAACCCCTCTGGAGATCCTGCAAAATTTCTTGTGGAACAGCTTGTAATAAAAGCAGCTCATTCTGCAG GTTTCAGTAAGGAAGAATTGATGAATATTCCAGCTGGTAGGAGAAGGAAATACCATGATGATGTTACTGTTATTGTGATTATTCTTGGAATGAATTATCGCACTTCTAAGGCATCGACTTGTGTGTGA
- the LOC18603496 gene encoding alanine--tRNA ligase, whose translation MELTTPTKLEYYDQMSKLQSKTTLLSYFKGDDGREALILDSTIFHPQGGGQPSDTGFITIANSNHRFCVQDVRSKDGVVFHYGVAEDSSKESELEQGKGKEVSLQVDESRRRLNSRLHLAGHLLDICMRNVGLGHLEPGKGYHFPDGPFVEYKGTIPPNELQSKQRELEMEVNALISKGGKVYATVLPYEEAAELCGGSLPDYIPQGSNPRIIKLGDNPGCPCGGTHVSDISEITSLKVSQIRTKKGMTKVFYTIGT comes from the exons ATGGAGCTGACGACCCCAACAAAGCTGGAATACTATGATCAAATGTCGAAACTTCAATCCAAAACCACACTTCTTTCCTACTTCAAG GGTGATGATGGAAGGGAAGCTTTGATTTTGGACTCTACAATCTTCCATCCACAAGGCGGTGGCCAACCTTCTGACACTGGTTTTATTACCATTGCCAATTCCAACCACAGATTTTGCGTGCAAGATGTTAGATCAAAAGATGGAGTT GTGTTTCATTATGGAGTTGCTGAGGATTCCAGTAAGGAAAGTGAATTGGAGCaaggaaaagggaaagaagTGTCTTTGCAAGTGGATGAGTCACGGCGGCGGCTGAATTCTAG GTTGCACTTAGCTGGGCATTTGCTTGACATATGCATGAGAAATGTTGGATTGGGGCATTTGGAACCTGGGAAAGGCTATCATTTTCCAGATGG GCCATTTGTTGAATATAAGGGTACaattccaccaaatgaatTGCAAAGCAAGCAAAGGGAACTAGAGATGGAAGTTAATGCCTTGATATCTAAAGGAGGGAAA GTTTATGCCACAGTATTACCAtatgaagaagctgctgagCTGTGTGGTGGTTCTCTTCCTGACTACATTCCCCAG GGCAGCAATCCTCGTATCATTAAGTTAGGGGACAATCCTGGTTGTCCTTGTGGTGGCACCCATGTTTCTGATATTTCAGAGATCACAAGTTTGAAG GTCTCTCAGATACGCACAAAGAAGGGAATGACAAAAGTATTTTACACCATTGGAACTTAA
- the LOC18603497 gene encoding peroxidase 5: protein MASLFTYLLFLLAIFFISPAVSLPLKIGFYQKTCPSAEAIVMSTVKAALASDPGIPAALIRLHFHDCFVRGCDASILLDSTPSNRAEKDSMGNKGVQGFQVIDEAKAKIEAQCPNTVSCSDILAFAARDSVTLAGGLHYGVPSGRGDGRVSSEAEVTQNLPDAFFNVTQLKQNFARKGLSMEEMVTLSGAHSIGDSHCSSFSKRLYSFDKTSTQDPSMDPSYARLLKAKCPRPLNTRTGPDPLVPFDPVTPNRLDNNYYKNLKSSKGLLASDQVLWNSMLTRKFVKENVNHPSAWAAKFAAAMVHMGSIDVLTGKQGEIRRNCRVVN, encoded by the exons ATGGCAAGCTTGTTCACTTATCTGTTGTTTCTTCTGGCCATCTTCTTCATCTCACCAGCTGTATCATTGCCTTTGAAAATAGGGTTTTATCAAAAAACATGCCCATCAGCTGAGGCTATCGTGATGAGTACAGTGAAGGCAGCATTGGCTAGTGATCCTGGAATACCAGCGGCTCTCATCAGACTCCATTTCCATGATTGTTTCGTGAGG GGTTGTGATGCTTCTATACTTCTCGATTCCACACCCAGCAATCGAGCAGAGAAAGACAGCATGGGGAACAAGGGTGTGCAGGGCTTCCAGGTCATCGACGAAGCAAAGGCTAAGATAGAAGCTCAATGCCCGAACACTGTTTCATGTTCGGATATCCTTGCCTTTGCAGCTCGTGACAGTGTCACCCTTGCCGGTGGCCTTCACTACGGTGTTCCTTCGGGGCGTGGCGATGGGAGGGTTTCTTCCGAAGCAGAAGTGACTCAGAACCTCCCCGATGCATTCTTTAATGTGACACAGTTGAAACAAAATTTCGCACGGAAAGGTTTGTCAATGGAGGAAATGGTAACACTCTCGGGTGCTCACTCAATCGGGGATTCACACTGTTCTTCATTCTCGAAACGTTTATACTCTTTTGATAAGACTTCTACACAAGATCCATCCATGGATCCGTCTTACGCCAGGCTCTTGAAGGCTAAATGCCCTCGGCCGTTGAACACTCGGACTGGTCCTGATCCATTGGTGCCTTTTGATCCTGTAACTCCCAACCGGCTTGATAACAACTATTACAAGAACTTGAAGAGCAGCAAGGGACTGCTGGCTTCAGATCAAGTGCTTTGGAATAGTATGTTGACAAGGAAGTTCGTGAAAGAGAATGTGAACCACCCAAGTGCTTGGGCTGCAAAGTTTGCCGCTGCAATGGTGCACATGGGTTCCATTGATGTGCTCACTGGTAAACAAGGAGAAATCAGGAGGAACTGTAGGGTTGTGAATTGA